A portion of the Microbulbifer agarilyticus genome contains these proteins:
- a CDS encoding cytochrome c maturation protein CcmE yields the protein MHPARKQRLILVVLLVALSSAAIGFVTYAMRANMDYFYAPRAFAAGEVPFEKRIRAGGCVVPGSIVRDSDSLDVRFAITDGEAELEVVFNKILPDLFAEGEAAVVTGKLQQDGYVRADQVLAKHDETYTPPEVADSMVGNASCQGDAKI from the coding sequence ATGCATCCAGCTCGTAAACAACGTCTGATCCTCGTCGTACTTCTGGTGGCGCTTTCCAGTGCTGCCATTGGGTTTGTGACCTATGCCATGCGCGCAAACATGGACTACTTTTATGCACCCCGCGCCTTTGCTGCGGGCGAGGTTCCGTTTGAAAAGCGCATTCGTGCCGGTGGCTGTGTGGTGCCAGGCAGTATTGTGCGCGACAGTGATTCACTGGATGTACGTTTCGCGATTACCGATGGCGAAGCGGAACTGGAAGTGGTGTTCAATAAAATTCTGCCGGACCTGTTTGCCGAAGGCGAGGCTGCGGTAGTCACCGGCAAGCTCCAGCAGGACGGTTACGTACGTGCGGATCAGGTGCTGGCCAAGCACGACGAAACTTACACGCCGCCAGAAGTGGCGGATTCCATGGTGGGTAATGCGAGCTGTCAGGGAGATGCAAAAATATGA
- a CDS encoding efflux RND transporter periplasmic adaptor subunit has product MSDSPSKFKPWAVTVSGLLVLILGLAGAKALEISQAIAMAEAMPEHSEVVELASVEETNYVPRIQLLGTVSAPRQVTLRSEYPGTLRVVNTAFGARLQAGDVIFQQDVSEEQARLQAARAREKLAHAAFKRAEQLRAANAVSEEHLDNAQAELAVIRADIGVLESSIAKKTVRAPFAGTLGLHPFRPGDFVNSNAALADFVGETDNLWVDFSVPQTYPELPVGTTVLIRPVTGDAAAEAKVIAMSSVVSSSTRSRQYRATLAKDQSSLASLAPNGSLAPNGSVAVDVPVTSDSTTMRIPLSSLRHDVNGSYVYVLAEDESGNGYRAVRRPIVVAGEKQSSVFVREGLQAGEVIAGAGAFKLYDNVLVYAGTRHRGVELATSSQR; this is encoded by the coding sequence GTGAGTGATTCCCCATCAAAATTTAAGCCCTGGGCGGTTACCGTTTCGGGGCTTCTGGTGCTGATTCTTGGTCTTGCGGGTGCCAAGGCACTGGAGATTTCGCAGGCAATTGCCATGGCCGAGGCCATGCCCGAGCACTCTGAGGTGGTCGAGTTGGCCTCGGTAGAGGAGACCAACTATGTTCCACGCATCCAACTGCTGGGTACCGTGAGTGCACCGCGGCAAGTGACATTGCGCAGTGAATACCCCGGTACACTTCGCGTTGTGAATACGGCATTCGGTGCACGTTTGCAGGCGGGGGATGTGATCTTTCAGCAGGATGTCAGCGAAGAGCAGGCAAGGCTACAGGCGGCGCGGGCCCGCGAAAAACTTGCGCACGCAGCATTTAAACGAGCCGAGCAATTGCGCGCTGCCAACGCGGTGAGTGAGGAGCATCTCGATAATGCACAAGCCGAGCTCGCAGTGATTCGCGCCGACATTGGTGTGCTGGAAAGCAGCATAGCCAAGAAAACGGTGCGCGCCCCCTTTGCTGGCACCCTGGGGCTACACCCGTTTCGACCGGGTGACTTTGTCAATTCAAATGCGGCACTCGCGGACTTTGTCGGCGAGACCGACAATCTTTGGGTGGACTTTAGTGTGCCGCAAACCTACCCCGAGTTACCTGTTGGGACCACAGTGTTGATTCGTCCTGTGACTGGCGATGCGGCGGCTGAGGCAAAAGTGATCGCCATGAGTTCGGTTGTATCTTCCTCCACACGTAGTCGCCAATACCGCGCGACTCTCGCAAAGGATCAATCTTCCTTAGCTTCGCTAGCTCCAAATGGTTCGCTTGCTCCAAATGGTTCCGTTGCGGTTGACGTTCCTGTCACCAGCGATAGCACAACCATGCGCATTCCATTGTCGTCTCTCCGCCACGATGTGAACGGTAGTTATGTTTATGTGCTGGCCGAAGACGAGAGCGGCAACGGCTACCGCGCAGTTAGGCGGCCGATTGTGGTAGCGGGCGAAAAACAGAGCAGTGTGTTTGTGCGAGAAGGTCTACAAGCCGGCGAGGTGATTGCCGGAGCCGGGGCGTTCAAGTTGTATGACAACGTGCTGGTGTATGCCGGCACGCGGCACCGAGGTGTCGAACTTGCAACCAGCAGCCAGCGCTAA
- a CDS encoding IMPACT family protein — MPVVAETEEKKSRFICWLGPVTDKAAFLCQLETVRARYPDASHHCTALVIGNPDNPEVMQFDDDGEPGGSAGRPMMELLLKQGIGNVGAIVTRYFGGTKLGVGGLMRAYRGSVGAAVQQAELKTFVPLISKVIACDFAQESRLRFLVGQAGGQCLNAVYAARVEVEIEVAVDCWAGLAEQLLSEMYQVID; from the coding sequence TTGCCCGTTGTCGCTGAGACCGAAGAAAAGAAAAGCCGCTTTATCTGCTGGCTCGGGCCAGTAACCGATAAAGCGGCTTTTTTGTGTCAGCTCGAAACGGTGCGCGCCCGTTATCCGGATGCTTCTCATCACTGTACTGCGTTGGTCATAGGTAACCCCGACAATCCAGAGGTGATGCAGTTCGACGACGATGGCGAACCCGGTGGCAGTGCCGGACGGCCTATGATGGAGCTGCTTCTGAAGCAGGGTATCGGCAACGTTGGGGCTATCGTTACCCGGTATTTTGGTGGCACCAAGTTGGGTGTCGGCGGCTTGATGCGTGCATACCGCGGCTCAGTGGGTGCGGCGGTGCAGCAGGCGGAACTGAAAACCTTTGTTCCGCTGATATCAAAAGTCATTGCCTGTGATTTTGCACAGGAATCTCGCCTGCGTTTTTTGGTCGGGCAGGCCGGTGGCCAATGCTTGAATGCGGTCTATGCGGCGCGGGTTGAAGTCGAGATTGAGGTCGCTGTGGATTGCTGGGCCGGTCTGGCGGAGCAGCTCCTTTCCGAGATGTACCAGGTGATCGACTGA
- a CDS encoding efflux RND transporter permease subunit, which yields MFVRKPVLAIVVSLVISVAGLLAAGKIPVMQFPQVESSSLQITTDYPGVSAEVVQGFITEPIERVAMTVPGVDYVDSMTTPGRSTVTAWLNMNEDSTDALAELSSRLSQIAYELPSGAQDPAVNVKRADREGGLFYLTVSSDVFSRAALSDYLERRVTPLLSSVEGVQKVELSGGRTPAMRVWLDPLKMASLNVGAADVQAALRDNNVVASLGRADNASQDISILSNATLSSPEDFRRLVVMERDNSTIRLGDIARVALGEDRGTENARIDQQQTVFIAIFPAPGANEISIGDEVYSRLDKIEQILPDHMDIQIGYDGTIYMRDALKEIFTTLAETIVLVGIVVLLLMGSFRTAVVPLVTIPISILGSIAAMSLLGFSVNLLTVLAIVLSVGLVVDDAIVVVENVARHMREGKTRLEAALQSSRELLRPIAAMTLTLAVVYAPIAMVSGLSGALFREFAFTLAIAVLFSGVVAVTLSPVMSAFVSPEKGKEGRFTQKVNGVFEQLATTYGKVLHWSFHYRGQILASAVVLSLLAAPFYLFSSKELAPVEDQSSMYLISEAPASASLVYSNDYMRDAVNHIYDGEGVDMVWQVVSAGNGFSGIEFVPTSERDKSVHELLPEVYASLQQITGLRVLPILPPALPTAGQFDVELVIQSQDSYENMAAYAGQLMGAAYGTGKFMFVDTDLKLDAPVARLQLDHAAIADLGMTTATVSDQISAMVAEQEINRFDGNGKAYRVIPRIEASARQTTEDLLDLYIQTPSGEQVQLSTIATVSREVGPRIMGKFDRQRSFRILGGVIPGFTNEDALSALEAVAKDILPADYQINHAGISRQLRKEGNSLVGVLGVALFVVYLVLTVQFNSFRTPLVVLLGSVPLALSGSMVFTFLGLSSMNIYAQIGFITLVGLIAKNGILITEFASELQRRGKEKVDAIVQAAQTRLRPILMTTAATVLGHFPLVLVTGPGAEARNSIGIILVAGMMIGTLFTLLVLPTVYMLIARDTDQKESSETTGVAINAGEVMA from the coding sequence ATGTTTGTCAGGAAGCCAGTGCTGGCGATTGTTGTGTCTCTGGTGATATCGGTGGCGGGCCTGCTGGCTGCGGGAAAAATCCCGGTGATGCAGTTTCCCCAGGTAGAAAGCTCCTCTTTACAAATCACCACCGATTACCCGGGCGTGTCGGCAGAAGTGGTGCAGGGCTTTATTACCGAGCCCATTGAGCGCGTGGCCATGACGGTGCCGGGTGTGGACTATGTCGATTCAATGACCACACCGGGCAGAAGTACCGTAACTGCCTGGTTAAACATGAATGAAGATAGTACCGATGCGTTGGCGGAGCTCAGTTCCCGCTTGAGCCAGATCGCCTACGAGTTGCCCTCTGGCGCGCAGGATCCGGCAGTCAATGTGAAACGGGCGGACCGGGAAGGAGGCTTGTTTTACCTTACCGTCAGCAGCGATGTGTTTTCCCGCGCGGCACTGTCCGATTATCTGGAGCGTCGGGTGACCCCACTGTTGTCCTCAGTTGAGGGGGTGCAAAAGGTAGAGTTATCGGGAGGGCGTACACCCGCAATGCGTGTGTGGCTCGACCCACTAAAAATGGCCAGCCTGAATGTTGGTGCGGCGGATGTGCAGGCTGCCCTGCGCGACAACAACGTTGTTGCCTCATTAGGTCGCGCCGATAACGCGTCCCAGGATATCAGTATTCTCAGTAATGCGACTTTATCCTCTCCGGAAGACTTTCGCCGTCTGGTTGTGATGGAGAGAGACAACAGCACAATCCGTCTTGGCGATATTGCGCGCGTTGCACTGGGTGAAGATCGCGGTACGGAAAATGCCCGTATCGATCAGCAACAAACGGTATTTATCGCCATCTTCCCCGCGCCCGGCGCCAATGAGATTTCGATTGGTGACGAGGTTTACAGCCGGTTAGATAAAATCGAGCAAATCCTGCCGGACCATATGGATATCCAGATTGGTTATGACGGCACCATTTACATGCGCGATGCGTTGAAAGAGATTTTTACCACTCTGGCCGAGACGATAGTGCTGGTCGGAATTGTGGTGTTGTTGTTGATGGGTTCCTTCCGGACCGCCGTCGTACCGCTGGTGACTATTCCAATTTCGATTCTTGGCAGCATTGCGGCGATGTCCTTGCTGGGCTTTAGCGTTAATCTGTTAACGGTGCTGGCAATTGTGCTCTCGGTGGGGCTTGTGGTCGATGACGCAATTGTGGTGGTAGAAAATGTCGCGCGCCACATGCGTGAAGGTAAGACGCGGCTAGAGGCTGCCCTGCAAAGCTCCCGCGAGTTGTTGCGACCGATTGCGGCCATGACGCTGACACTTGCAGTTGTCTATGCGCCCATTGCCATGGTTTCCGGTTTAAGCGGTGCGCTGTTTCGTGAGTTCGCTTTTACCTTGGCGATTGCCGTACTGTTTTCCGGCGTTGTTGCAGTCACGCTGTCACCTGTAATGAGTGCCTTTGTGTCGCCTGAAAAGGGTAAAGAAGGGCGCTTTACCCAGAAAGTGAATGGCGTGTTCGAGCAGCTGGCGACCACCTACGGCAAGGTACTGCACTGGAGTTTTCACTACCGCGGGCAGATTCTGGCGAGTGCCGTGGTCCTGTCCTTGTTGGCGGCCCCTTTCTATCTGTTTTCCTCCAAAGAATTGGCTCCGGTGGAAGACCAGAGTTCCATGTATCTGATCTCCGAGGCGCCGGCGAGCGCATCGCTGGTGTACAGCAACGACTATATGCGCGATGCCGTGAATCATATTTATGATGGTGAGGGCGTCGACATGGTCTGGCAGGTTGTATCGGCCGGGAACGGTTTTAGTGGTATTGAGTTTGTGCCGACGAGTGAACGAGACAAATCGGTACACGAGTTATTGCCGGAAGTGTATGCAAGCCTGCAACAGATTACCGGGTTGCGTGTGCTGCCAATTCTGCCACCGGCGCTGCCTACCGCTGGTCAGTTTGATGTGGAGCTGGTGATCCAGTCTCAGGACAGCTACGAGAATATGGCGGCCTATGCCGGCCAGTTAATGGGCGCGGCCTATGGCACCGGCAAATTTATGTTTGTGGATACGGACCTCAAACTGGATGCACCGGTTGCGCGCTTGCAGCTGGATCACGCGGCCATTGCCGACCTGGGTATGACGACGGCCACGGTTTCAGACCAGATATCGGCCATGGTTGCGGAGCAGGAAATCAATCGCTTTGATGGAAATGGCAAGGCATATCGGGTGATCCCCCGTATCGAGGCCAGTGCACGGCAGACCACGGAAGACCTGCTGGACTTGTATATCCAAACGCCCTCTGGCGAACAGGTACAGCTCTCGACCATTGCCACCGTTTCCCGTGAGGTTGGCCCACGGATCATGGGCAAGTTCGACCGGCAGCGGTCTTTCAGAATCCTCGGCGGCGTTATTCCCGGCTTCACAAATGAGGATGCCTTGTCTGCATTGGAAGCGGTAGCGAAAGATATTTTGCCGGCGGACTACCAGATCAATCATGCGGGCATCAGCCGTCAGCTGCGTAAGGAAGGCAATAGCCTGGTCGGCGTACTAGGTGTCGCACTCTTCGTGGTGTACCTGGTGTTGACGGTTCAATTCAACAGCTTCCGCACGCCATTGGTGGTGTTGTTGGGTTCGGTGCCACTGGCCCTGTCCGGGTCTATGGTGTTTACCTTCCTCGGTCTATCGAGCATGAACATCTATGCGCAGATCGGCTTTATCACCCTGGTTGGCTTGATTGCCAAGAACGGTATTCTGATAACCGAATTCGCGTCTGAGCTTCAACGTCGCGGCAAGGAAAAAGTGGATGCCATTGTGCAGGCCGCGCAGACCCGTTTGCGCCCGATCCTGATGACAACCGCCGCGACGGTATTGGGGCACTTCCCATTGGTGCTGGTAACCGGTCCGGGGGCCGAAGCGCGCAACAGTATCGGCATCATTCTGGTGGCGGGCATGATGATCGGCACGTTGTTTACGCTGCTGGTACTGCCAACCGTTTATATGTTGATTGCGCGGGATACTGATCAGAAGGAATCTTCTGAAACTACTGGTGTTGCGATAAATGCAGGGGAGGTGATGGCATGA
- a CDS encoding TolC family protein gives MKEQAILTRTKMHGMRFGLVFSLAIALGACAQQPVETPPAEQAVIALEPGHNDWWQQFESPQLLTLLAEATDSNRDLGIARERLAQANAQLRVNVADKYPGIGAGIRSSRNSVSTDGSSVDTNMNTLGIDASYSVDLWGARAAREKVEAFRLAQQRENLREVSLQLQADLAERYFETLALRDQIALAETALSASRELHELLVLKEEIGVATEVEVAQQWNLVLAQSASLERLQRDFTARKRAVALLAGRSELDSLETAQGFSAIEFPSVSPEQSLAMLEGRPDVRLAAHAVEIGEANLDHAKALRWPQLNLSADITLDDLSGGDLVSNLLAGLTAPVFQGGRIQGQIDVAKAETRIRGIQYEQIFTFATEEVLNALTAQGSLQRSLEISRKSLATSDSLFQNAKVQYDLGAADFLVLLDAQRSLVDARMQESEARLKYARALLNLFRVLAAAPEFPQVD, from the coding sequence ATGAAGGAGCAAGCAATTTTAACGCGCACCAAAATGCATGGAATGCGTTTTGGCTTGGTGTTTTCTCTCGCGATCGCGCTGGGTGCCTGCGCGCAGCAGCCCGTTGAAACTCCGCCTGCGGAGCAGGCAGTAATAGCATTGGAGCCCGGGCATAACGATTGGTGGCAGCAGTTTGAAAGTCCGCAATTGCTGACTTTGCTTGCGGAAGCAACGGATTCAAATCGCGATCTGGGTATCGCGCGTGAGCGTCTTGCGCAGGCCAATGCACAATTACGTGTAAATGTCGCAGACAAGTATCCGGGCATCGGTGCGGGTATCCGCTCGTCACGCAATTCTGTAAGCACCGACGGTTCCTCGGTTGATACCAATATGAATACACTGGGGATTGATGCCTCCTACAGTGTTGACTTGTGGGGCGCACGCGCCGCCCGCGAGAAGGTCGAGGCATTTCGTCTTGCCCAGCAGCGCGAGAACCTGCGTGAAGTTTCCTTGCAATTGCAGGCAGATCTCGCCGAACGATACTTTGAAACACTTGCGCTAAGAGACCAGATTGCTCTGGCTGAAACGGCGCTGTCGGCATCTAGGGAATTGCACGAGTTACTTGTCCTGAAGGAAGAAATTGGTGTTGCTACAGAAGTCGAAGTGGCCCAGCAATGGAATCTCGTGCTCGCGCAGTCGGCCAGTCTCGAACGCTTGCAGCGCGATTTCACCGCGCGCAAGCGGGCGGTTGCATTGCTAGCGGGGCGGAGCGAACTGGATAGCCTCGAAACTGCGCAAGGGTTCTCGGCGATAGAGTTTCCCTCGGTGTCTCCCGAGCAATCTCTGGCAATGCTTGAAGGGCGTCCAGATGTACGGCTGGCGGCACATGCGGTTGAGATTGGTGAGGCGAATCTGGATCACGCCAAGGCCTTGCGCTGGCCGCAGTTGAATCTCAGTGCGGACATTACCCTGGACGACTTGAGCGGTGGGGACCTGGTTTCCAATTTGCTTGCCGGGTTAACGGCACCTGTATTCCAAGGGGGGCGTATTCAGGGGCAAATTGACGTTGCGAAAGCGGAAACCCGGATTCGCGGTATCCAGTATGAGCAGATATTTACGTTTGCCACGGAAGAGGTACTGAATGCGTTGACGGCTCAAGGTTCGCTGCAGCGGTCGTTGGAAATCAGTCGCAAGTCGCTGGCTACCAGTGATTCGCTCTTCCAAAATGCGAAAGTGCAATATGACCTGGGTGCTGCAGATTTCCTTGTTTTGCTCGACGCCCAGCGCAGTTTGGTTGATGCACGTATGCAAGAGAGCGAGGCTAGGTTGAAGTACGCACGGGCACTGTTGAATTTGTTTCGGGTGCTGGCCGCTGCGCCAGAATTTCCGCAAGTTGATTAA
- a CDS encoding heme lyase CcmF/NrfE family subunit, whose product MSPELGHFSLIVGLLLSIALAVVPLLGTYAGRVLWMDTARPLSFGVLAFTALSYVCLTVAFVNSDFTVAYVAQNSNSILPMMYKVTAVWGGHEGSILLWLLMMSGWTAAVATFSKQLPDVLVARVLSVLGMLLIGFFLFILMTSNPFDRILPFPPSDGNDLNPLLQDPGMIIHPPLLYMGYVGFSVAFAFAIAALLEGRLDSAWARWARPWTAVAWSFLTLGIALGSWWAYYELGWGGWWFWDPVENASFMPWLVGTALLHSLAVTEKRGLFRSWTILLSIFAFSLSLLGTFLVRSGVLTSVHAFATDPLRGGFILAFLAIVVGASLLLFALRAPTVSAGSVFSFRSRETFLLGNNIVLMLVMAMVLTGTLYPLLADALNWGKISVGPPFFNLFFVPLMIVLSILLGMGIHANWKDTQGKKLVKAWVMPALIAAVAAPLIALLAGDFHWGVVIGLFAGLWVVTSSGADILAKSRNADSLLAGLKRQRASYYGMHLGHIGLAVSVLGVALTTVYSVEKDLRMSPGQSAEMSGYEFTFEGVRQVRGPNYRASEGVIVVRQDGRQVAELLPQKRSYLSGGNIMTEAAIDTGLFRDLYVALGDPMDKNHLGGDWAVRLHYKAFVVWIWLGSVLMALGGAIAVADKRYRKVRAARAANVKTESNTGTLAGA is encoded by the coding sequence ATGAGTCCTGAACTCGGGCACTTTTCGTTAATTGTCGGCCTGCTGCTGTCTATTGCGCTTGCCGTTGTTCCGCTCCTTGGTACCTATGCCGGCCGTGTATTGTGGATGGATACTGCACGCCCGCTTTCTTTTGGGGTACTCGCGTTTACCGCGCTGTCATATGTCTGCTTGACGGTCGCTTTTGTTAACAGCGATTTTACCGTTGCCTACGTTGCGCAGAACTCGAATAGCATTCTGCCGATGATGTACAAGGTAACCGCGGTGTGGGGTGGCCACGAAGGTTCCATCTTGCTGTGGCTGCTGATGATGTCGGGTTGGACCGCCGCCGTTGCCACGTTTAGCAAGCAGTTGCCGGATGTGCTGGTGGCACGGGTGTTGTCGGTACTCGGCATGCTGTTGATCGGGTTTTTCCTGTTTATTCTGATGACCTCGAATCCCTTCGACCGCATCTTGCCGTTCCCGCCCAGCGACGGAAATGACTTGAATCCGCTGCTGCAGGACCCGGGCATGATTATTCACCCACCACTCCTGTATATGGGGTATGTGGGTTTCTCCGTTGCCTTTGCATTTGCAATCGCTGCGTTGCTGGAAGGACGTTTGGATAGCGCCTGGGCGCGCTGGGCTCGCCCCTGGACCGCCGTGGCCTGGTCGTTTTTGACCCTGGGTATCGCACTTGGAAGCTGGTGGGCTTATTACGAGCTCGGCTGGGGCGGCTGGTGGTTCTGGGACCCGGTAGAGAATGCTTCCTTTATGCCCTGGTTGGTGGGTACCGCGTTGCTGCATAGTCTGGCGGTAACCGAGAAACGTGGATTGTTCCGCAGTTGGACCATCCTGTTATCCATCTTCGCGTTTAGTCTGAGCCTGCTCGGTACCTTCCTGGTGCGCTCAGGGGTGCTGACTTCTGTTCACGCGTTCGCAACCGATCCGTTGCGCGGTGGCTTTATTCTGGCGTTCCTAGCCATCGTGGTGGGCGCTTCGCTGTTGCTGTTTGCTCTGCGTGCGCCAACCGTGAGTGCCGGCAGCGTATTTTCATTCCGTTCGCGGGAAACGTTTTTGCTGGGCAACAACATTGTGCTGATGCTGGTCATGGCGATGGTGTTGACAGGAACCCTGTACCCGCTGCTGGCCGATGCGCTCAACTGGGGCAAGATCAGTGTCGGGCCTCCATTTTTCAACCTGTTCTTTGTGCCGCTGATGATTGTGCTGAGTATTCTGTTGGGCATGGGTATTCATGCAAACTGGAAAGACACTCAGGGTAAGAAATTAGTCAAAGCCTGGGTGATGCCTGCGCTGATCGCTGCAGTTGCTGCACCGCTGATTGCGCTGCTGGCAGGCGACTTCCACTGGGGCGTTGTGATTGGGTTGTTTGCGGGGCTTTGGGTGGTCACCTCGAGCGGTGCCGATATTCTGGCGAAGTCGCGCAATGCGGATAGCCTCCTTGCGGGGCTGAAGCGTCAGCGAGCAAGTTATTACGGCATGCATCTGGGGCACATAGGTCTGGCTGTTTCTGTATTGGGGGTGGCGCTCACCACGGTATACAGCGTGGAGAAAGACTTGCGAATGTCTCCGGGCCAGAGTGCAGAAATGTCTGGCTACGAGTTTACCTTTGAAGGGGTGCGCCAGGTCCGTGGACCAAATTATCGCGCCTCAGAAGGTGTGATTGTCGTTCGTCAGGATGGCCGCCAGGTGGCCGAGTTGCTCCCGCAGAAGCGCAGTTATCTTTCCGGCGGCAATATCATGACCGAGGCCGCCATTGATACCGGCCTGTTCCGAGATCTGTACGTGGCACTCGGTGACCCAATGGATAAAAACCATTTGGGTGGCGATTGGGCTGTGCGTCTCCATTACAAGGCTTTTGTTGTATGGATTTGGCTGGGCTCGGTGCTGATGGCGCTCGGTGGTGCAATAGCCGTGGCCGACAAGCGCTATCGTAAAGTGCGTGCGGCGCGAGCGGCGAACGTCAAAACAGAAAGTAATACCGGCACTCTGGCTGGCGCCTGA
- a CDS encoding DsbE family thiol:disulfide interchange protein, with protein MARLKLFLPLIVFAALAVLFWRGLSLNPQDMPSALVNKPVPEFALLDVESNRELKKSDLPSRPLLLNVWATWCVSCRVEHPYLNQLAEQGVPIVGINLKDDNEAAQKWLEKFQNPYVFSVSDIEGRLSLDLGVFGAPETFLVDAGGTIRCKHVGVVDDKVWQTKLQPLYQRLQNQEWDDFSGELSDSLLARCR; from the coding sequence ATGGCGAGACTTAAGCTTTTTCTTCCGCTCATCGTATTCGCCGCACTGGCGGTACTGTTTTGGCGTGGATTGTCCCTGAACCCGCAGGATATGCCTTCAGCGCTGGTCAATAAGCCGGTGCCCGAGTTTGCCCTGTTGGATGTTGAGTCCAATCGGGAATTGAAAAAGTCCGACCTTCCCAGTCGCCCGTTGCTGTTGAATGTCTGGGCTACGTGGTGCGTTTCCTGTCGGGTTGAGCACCCATACCTGAATCAGTTGGCAGAGCAGGGTGTACCGATCGTTGGTATTAATTTGAAAGACGATAACGAAGCTGCGCAGAAGTGGTTGGAGAAATTCCAGAACCCTTATGTGTTCTCCGTTTCGGATATTGAAGGCCGTCTGTCACTGGATCTGGGCGTGTTCGGTGCGCCGGAAACCTTCCTGGTGGACGCAGGTGGCACCATCCGCTGTAAGCACGTTGGCGTGGTCGATGACAAAGTTTGGCAGACCAAGCTGCAGCCCTTGTACCAGCGATTACAGAATCAAGAGTGGGACGATTTTTCTGGTGAGCTATCAGACTCCTTGCTTGCCCGTTGTCGCTGA
- a CDS encoding TetR/AcrR family transcriptional regulator, with amino-acid sequence MPAPRYSIEEQEQRILDAATACIMESSILDFKMSAIAKGAGISMGSVYKHIQTKEDVLVALATRVEAKAVEVFSEVLSLPYSTPERLMAIHLMSPEAVHQCDFGPNLLMLASNEATLSRASEKWLARLFKYQDQLEGLFHTLLGEAIDSGELALSGESREALIDEIGISLWAMNCGFTQVSYELCSRRLSGIDIPPQYPLQPDSPIVKGLVRLVSTYEWREPYREERTTEICKVLEGLGYR; translated from the coding sequence ATGCCGGCACCAAGGTACTCCATCGAAGAACAGGAACAGCGCATTCTGGACGCGGCCACGGCCTGCATTATGGAATCGTCAATTCTCGACTTTAAGATGTCCGCGATTGCCAAGGGCGCGGGGATATCCATGGGGTCCGTGTACAAGCACATACAAACCAAGGAAGACGTATTGGTGGCACTGGCCACTCGGGTAGAAGCCAAGGCGGTGGAGGTATTTAGCGAGGTACTTTCGCTCCCCTACTCCACCCCCGAGCGACTGATGGCCATTCACCTGATGTCTCCTGAGGCCGTACACCAGTGTGACTTTGGGCCCAACCTTCTAATGCTTGCCAGTAATGAAGCCACACTGTCTCGCGCTTCGGAAAAATGGCTTGCACGTTTATTCAAGTATCAGGACCAACTGGAAGGGCTGTTTCACACCCTACTGGGAGAGGCAATCGATTCTGGGGAATTGGCATTGAGCGGCGAATCCCGCGAGGCACTGATAGACGAAATCGGCATCAGCCTCTGGGCAATGAATTGCGGTTTTACCCAGGTTTCTTATGAGCTTTGCTCGCGTCGTCTTTCGGGTATCGATATTCCCCCGCAGTACCCCTTGCAGCCGGATTCCCCCATCGTAAAAGGGCTGGTGCGGTTGGTCTCTACCTACGAGTGGCGTGAACCCTATCGAGAAGAGAGAACCACAGAGATTTGCAAGGTGCTAGAGGGCTTAGGGTACCGATAG